A window from Salvia miltiorrhiza cultivar Shanhuang (shh) chromosome 2, IMPLAD_Smil_shh, whole genome shotgun sequence encodes these proteins:
- the LOC131013092 gene encoding dormancy-associated protein homolog 4-like isoform X1: protein MGLLDKLWDETLAGPTPDSGLGKLRKYNSFSARSASAPPPDLVPPPPINKVSPSIPVPRSDIANYRNLTVSVDSPPLPSSPSCSATPTSPFTPNTPGGSFKKLTRRKSATAALPNSVAKSPTGYDWWVFFYTFDFRCTLLSFLLISPSKFNPNSLCLIYQ, encoded by the exons ATGGGACTTCTCGACAAGCTATGGGATGAAACTCTAGCTGGTCCAACGCCGGACTCCGGCCTCGGGAAACTCCGCAAATACAACTCTTTCTCCGCCAGATCTGCCTCCGCACCGCCGCCGGATCTGGTTCCTCCGCCCCCGATCAACAAGGTTTCTCCGAGCATCCCCGTTCCTCGAAGTGATATTGCTAATTATCGTAATCTTACTGTTTCCGTCGACTCGCCGCCGCTCCCGTCGTCTCCGTCGTGCTCTGCCACTCCGACCTCGCCCTTTACAC CAAATACCCCTGGAGGGAGTTTTAAGAAGTTGACGAGGAGAAAATCGGCAACTGCTGCTTTGCCAAATTCTGTGGCCAAGTCTCCCACTGGTTATGATTGGTGGGTATTTTTCTACACTTTTGACTTTCGCTGTACCCTTCTATCATTTTTGCTAATTAGTCCTTCAAAGTTCAATCCCAATTCTCTTTGTTTAATTTAtcagtaa
- the LOC131013092 gene encoding dormancy-associated protein homolog 4-like isoform X2, which translates to MGLLDKLWDETLAGPTPDSGLGKLRKYNSFSARSASAPPPDLVPPPPINKVSPSIPVPRSDIANYRNLTVSVDSPPLPSSPSCSATPTSPFTPNTPGGSFKKLTRRKSATAALPNSVAKSPTGYDWIVLSALDR; encoded by the exons ATGGGACTTCTCGACAAGCTATGGGATGAAACTCTAGCTGGTCCAACGCCGGACTCCGGCCTCGGGAAACTCCGCAAATACAACTCTTTCTCCGCCAGATCTGCCTCCGCACCGCCGCCGGATCTGGTTCCTCCGCCCCCGATCAACAAGGTTTCTCCGAGCATCCCCGTTCCTCGAAGTGATATTGCTAATTATCGTAATCTTACTGTTTCCGTCGACTCGCCGCCGCTCCCGTCGTCTCCGTCGTGCTCTGCCACTCCGACCTCGCCCTTTACAC CAAATACCCCTGGAGGGAGTTTTAAGAAGTTGACGAGGAGAAAATCGGCAACTGCTGCTTTGCCAAATTCTGTGGCCAAGTCTCCCACTGGTTATGATTG GATTGTGCTGAGTGCTTTGGATCGTTAA
- the LOC131013093 gene encoding uncharacterized protein LOC131013093, giving the protein MTRTPRDVEIVLLIQEIVHEFLMQMICVIAILTRLNYRKRKRSNIANTYSLIQRIPDQIKHLNRMVGLTDIDCMANLRMDRNTFGRLCLLLRQLGGLTDGRFVSVEEQVAMFISILAHHQKNRIIGFNFSRSSQTISHYLHVVLKGILKLHGIFLAKPQPVPEDSNDPRWKWFKGCLGALDGTYINIVVPNVDKPRYRSRKGTICTNTLAVCDRNMKFVYILTGWEGSAADSRVLRDAVNRVHGLKVPRGNYYLCDNGYANSEGFLSPYKGVRYHLKEWGPESVRPQNAKEMFNMRHTKARNVIERAFGLMKMRWAILRSASYYPVHVHNRLVMCCFLLHNFIRSEMVHDPLEALVDRQPGADAYEEHGDEDDGFVDAIQTSPQWNRARDAIAEAMWRQP; this is encoded by the exons ATGACGCGCACTCCTAGAGATGTTGAAATTGTCCTATTGATACAGGAGATTGTTCATGAGTTTTTGATGCAAATGATATGTGTAATTGCAATTCTAACTAGATTGAACTATCGAAAGAGGAAGCGTAGTAATATAGCTAATACATATTCTTTGATCCAAAGAATACCAGACCAAATTAAGCACTTGAACAGAATGGTAGGACTTACTGATATTGATTGCATGGCAAATCTTCGCATGGATCGAAACACTTTCGGTAGATTATGTCTTTTATTGCGACAGTTAGGGGGTTTGACTGATGGGAGATTTGTTAGTGTAGAAGAGCAAGTCGCAATGTTTATATCTATTTTGGCACATCACCAGAAAAATAGAATAATTGGGTTTAATTTCTCGCGGTCTAGCCAAACAATATCCCATTACCTCCATGTTGTTTTAAAAGGTATTTTGAAATTACATGGGATATTCTTGGCCAAACCACAGCCTGTCCCAGAAGACAGCAATGACCCAAGATGGAAGTGGTTTAAG GGTTGCTTAGGAGCATTGGATGGCACATACATTAATATTGTAGTGCCAAACGTAGACAAGCCGAGGTATAGGTCAAGAAAGGGTACCATTTGTACGAATACACTAGCCGTATGTGACAGAAATATGAAGTTTGTTTACATATTAACTGGTTGGGAGGGATCAGCTGCTGACTCTCGGGTTTTAAGAGATGCTGTCAACCGAGTGCACGGACTCAAAGTTCCAAGag GAAATTACTATTTATGTGATAACGGTTACGCGAATAGCGAAGGGTTTTTGTCTCCATACAAAGGTGTTAGGTATCACCTTAAGGAGTGGGGTCCTGAATCTGTGAGACCTCAAAACGCCAAGGAAATGTTCAATATGAGGCACACTAAAGCTAGAAATGTGATTGAGCGTGCATTCGGACTCATGAAGATGCGATGGGCGATACTTCGGAGTGCGTCGTATTATCCTGTCCATGTTCATAATAGGCTGGTTATGTGTTGTTTTCTACTGCACAATTTCATTCGTTCAGAAATGGTGCATGATCCACTTGAAGCACTGGTTGATAGACAGCCTGGTGCAGATGCCTATGAAGAGCATGGAGACGAAGATGATGGTTTTGTTGATGCTATTCAAACGTCTCCCCAGTGGAATCGCGCTAGAGATGCAATCGCTGAAGCAATGTGGAGACAACCTTGA
- the LOC131013094 gene encoding uncharacterized protein LOC131013094, whose translation MSSTQEASGGDGGKANKTDKTRRIWSPREEDILIAALKELVAQGWKSDNGFRGGYLKKLEDTMKREFPGTDLKGTPHINSKLCTWKKNYNSLIEILKPSGVGFNLKGTFMIDIDNHQWDEVLKKDNNARNMRFKPWPYLDDWKEIFGKDRATGQSAEDIFDALGKLPRDDNLEEDGIDSEFRALDEQVETENGENSSIGQQAEQVCKSKSKKRKSGDGLENLFALIGDIGRETASRMDIMCSRIGYDHDLAKARKDAFECLSNMQGISEDEKFDVCEILNEKVSCLEMFRSLPESSRESYVYRLLRKR comes from the exons ATGAGTTCTACCCAAGAAG CTAGTGGCGGAGATGGAGGCAAGGCTAACAAAACCGATAAGACCAGACGTATTTGGTCCCCACGCGAGGAAGACATCCTTATTGCAGCGCTTAAAGAACTGGTTGCTCAAGGATGGAAATCAGACAATGGGTTTCGAGGTGGGTATCTTAAGAAGCTTGAAGACACGATGAAAAGAGAGTTTCCTGGGACGGACCTGAAAGGAACACCTCATATCAATTCTAAGCTGTGTACGTGGAAGAAAAATTACAATTCTCTAATCGAAATCTTGAAGCCGAGTGGAGTTGGGTTCAATCTGAAAGGAACATTCATGATTGATATTGATAATCATCAATGGGATGAAGTTCTAAAG AAGGATAATAATGCGAGGAACATGCGCTTTAAGCCTTGGCCTTATCTGGATGATTGGAAAGAGATTTTTGGGAAAGACAGGGCAACTGGCCAGTCTGCTGAGGACATTTTCGATGCTCTCGGTAAGTTGCCACGTGACGACAACTTGGAAGAAGATGGAATAGATAGCGAATTCAGAGCATTGGATGAGCAAGTTGAAAcagaaaatggtgaaaatagtTCTATAGGCCAACAAGCTGAGCAAGTTTGTAAGTCTAAAAGCAAGAAACGCAAATCAGGAGATGGCCTCGAAAATCTGTTCGCACTTATAGGTGATATTGGCCGTGAAACAGCATCTAGAATGGACATAATGTGCAGTAGAATTGGCTACGATCATGACTTAGCAAAGGCGAGGAAGGATGCGTTCGAATGCCTGAGTAACATGCAAGGTATCTCCgaagatgaaaagtttgatGTCTGCGAAATTTTAAACGAGAAAGTGTCGTGCCTTGAGATGTTCAGGAGCTTACCAGAAAGTTCTCGGGAAAGCTATGTGTATCGTCTTCTTAGAAAAAGATAG
- the LOC131013096 gene encoding uncharacterized protein LOC131013096, translating into MAKLKSDAPLDYAVFQLSPKRSRCELFVSSDGSTEKLASGLLKPFVSHLQIAEEQVASAAQSVKLEASRHKNAEAWFTKGTLERFVRFVSTPEVLELVNTLDAEMSQLEAARRIYSQGAGDQLSGGGGSGATSGDDATKKELLRAIDVRLVAARQDLSNACARAAAAGFNIHTVSELHNFADSFGAHRLNEACGKFKSLNERRPELTHPWRSVSDDRASYGSDMSIDDDDDDAPPSPPPRRERADLPTRRAFSRESSVESEAGKKPSSSAAAEKGAKDESSTPDQVQSIQASQPSRRLSVQDRINMFENKQKENSGGKPAVVKPVELRRLSSDVSERAVFRRWSGASDMSISIDLSSDKKDVDSPTCNTAPAAASLDGKVSTLNDDNASAAKPEMKVLPSSGRDGDGRAKGVAFSSSEQLIESKKSISNTASVESDVFKDQERGKTQSRSFINRFENKERAEDDFRTTDTGKTDGVTGFGKQGKLRGEEFSGGKTHMTGFKDQVSSPSHIRRMQSKSAQQSEGSDQSESSESRDESIMEVRVKSAQKAVAGTGVVDGGAGSRIRQAFASRYKGIEGDSSPAQQEVRSVRETEVAEKKESRLFEKASREVTPLGKTEVVGKKESHVSEKVSDTRVSNLEDSGPQRLKFNRQVLTAELGKRARVQRDDASSSGNNTVQFSGQVTVEAQEDFDSFSTPTGQAQRVRQSKGNQELDDLKMKASELEKMFAEHKLRLPGDQSNSARKGRLGETSRESSSSLQYTKPIADENNQSSQPSRISKNSTKFDTASPMKAVDSQYDSDAMNKQFSDLSVTESSRGKLYDRYMQKRDAKLREEWSANREEKEARLKSMQDSIERNRSEMKAKFFGSADRQDSVSSARRRVERIRSYNSRSIMKREQQHLDFGDSDDDKEASDFAEQNNLIENKGLNDASSRDGISRGAPGKKHLAINRSSLSTPRTAVPVPRSAAKNSSISSGKRRMLPENPLAQSVPNFSEMRKENTKPSGANKTTRTQVRSYARSKSSNDEAAVVREDKSRRAQLLRKSSANPIDFREMSSMDSDGVVSTPKLNEEIQKNVVAKPFLKKGSRKSFVSQSSIAREKALGVSELIHNEDENCDIESGAEEFLSTVDDDGEEELESLKTEGQGVSDNEELKQGLEPENSVNSGSENGDGALTFSLVDQALGSKLPIPSSFHPVESIPDWSGESPVSWNSHSQHPFSYPHEMSDIDPSVDSPGGSPASWNSHSLNQIETDAARMRKKWGTAQKPVLVVHSSNNVPRKDMTRGFKRLLKFGRKSRGSESLVDWISATTSEGDDDTEDGRDPANRSSEDLRKSRMGFSHAQASEDGFNDCEYFNDSVQSSQNLIPAPPANFKLREDHMSGSTIKAPRSFFSLSTFRSKGSDSKLR; encoded by the exons ATGGCAAAGCTGAAGTCAGATGCGCCTCTTGATTATGCTGTATTTCAGCTTTCTCCGAAGCGCTCACG ATGCGAATTGTTTGTTTCGAGTGATGGGAGCACAGAGAAACTAGCCTCAGGATTGCTTAAACCATTCGTTTCACATTTACAGATTGCAGAGGAACAAGTTGCCTCTGCTGCACAGTCGGTTAAGCTTGAAGCTAGTCGCCATAAGAATGCTGAAGCGTGGTTCACCAAGGGTACACTAGAGAG GTTTGTAAGATTTGTGAGCACACCTGAAGTTTTGGAACTGGTCAATACCTTGGATGCTGAGATGTCTCAGTTGGAAGCTGCTCGAAGGATATATTCGCAG GGAGCAGGAGATCAACTTTCTG GTGGAGGTGGTTCTGGGGCGACATCTGGAGATGATGCCACAAA GAAGGAGCTTCTGAGGGCTATCGACGTGAGGCTCGTTGCAGCCCGTCAGGACCTATCGAATGCCTGTGCTCGCGCCGCTGCCGCCGGCTTCAATATTCACACAGTCTCGGAACTTCACAACTTTGCAGATAGCTTCGGTGCTCATCGCCTTAA CGAAGCATGCGGCAAGTTCAAATCGCTAAACGAGAGACGGCCCGAACTCACCCATCCATGGAGATCTGTGTCAGACGATCGCGCCTCCTACGGCTCCGACATGTCCatcgacgacgacgacgacgacgcgCCACCTTCTCCGCCGCCGCGCCGCGAACGCGCGGATCTCCCCACACGTCGCGCTTTCAGCAGAGAGTCCAGCGTCGAGAGTGAAGCCGGAAAAAAACCAAGCAGCAGCGCCGCTGCAGAAAAAGGTGCCAAGGATGAGAGCTCGACCCCCGATCAGGTCCAGTCGATTCAAGCGAGTCAGCCGTCGAGGCGGCTCAGTGTGCAGGACCGAATCAACATGTTTGAGAATAAGCAGAAAGAAAATTCCGGTGGGAAGCCAGCCGTCGTGAAGCCCGTCGAGCTGCGGAGGTTGTCGTCCGACGTTTCAGAGAGGGCGGTTTTCAGAAGGTGGAGCGGCGCTAGTGATATGAGCATCAGCATTGATCTGAGTTCCGACAAGAAGGATGTCGATAGCCCAACCTGTAATACGGCACCTGCAGCGGCTTCTTTGGACGGGAAAGTTTCGACTTTGAATGATGATAATGCATCTGCTGCTAAGCCGGAAATGAAGGTTTTGCCTAGCTCTGGTCGGGATGGGGACGGCAGAGCGAAAGGTGTTGCTTTTTCTAGTTCTGAGCAATTGATTGAGTCTAAGAAGAGTATTTCCAATACGGCATCTGTTGAAAGTGATGTTTTCAAAGATCAAGAACGTGGAAAGACTCAGTCAAGGTCGTTTATAAACAGGTTTGAGAATAAAGAAAGAGCGGAGGATGATTTTAGAACAACGGATACGGGTAAAACTGATGGCGTGACTGGGTTCGGGAAACAAGGCAAATTGAGGGGCGAGGAGTTCAGTGGCGGAAAGACACATATGACTGGGTTCAAGGATCAGGTTTCGTCTCCGTCTCATATTAGGCGTATGCAGAGCAAATCTGCTCAGCAAAGTGAAGGTTCGGATCAAAGTGAAAGTTCTGAATCAAGGGATGAGTCTATCATGGAAGTTAGGGTGAAATCTGCCCAGAAGGCTGTAGCTGGAACCGGGGTAGTCGATGGTGGTGCTGGATCAAGAATCAGGCAGGCCTTTGCTTCCCGTTATAAGGGGATCGAAGGGGATTCTTCGCCTGCCCAGCAAGAGGTGAGGTCTGTTAGGGAAACTGAAGTGGCCGAAAAGAAAGAATCCCGCCTATTTGAGAAGGCATCCCGTGAGGTGACACCATTGGGAAAAACTGAAGTTGTTGGGAAGAAAGAATCCCACGTATCTGAGAAAGTATCAGATACTCGTGTGTCGAATCTTGAAGACTCTGGACCTCAGAGATTGAAGTTCAACAGACAAGTTTTGACAGCTGAGCTGGGTAAGAGGGCACGAGTGCAGCGAGATGATGCTAGTTCTAGTGGAAACAACACGGTGCAATTTTCTGGCCAAGTAACAGTAGAGGCTCAGGAAGATTTTGATTCTTTTTCAACGCCCACAGGCCAAGCTCAGAGAGTGAGGCAATCAAAGGGTAATCAGGAACTTGACGATTTGAAGATGAAAGCAAGTGAGCTTGAAAAAATGTTTGCTGAGCATAAATTGCGACTCCCTGGAGACCAATCCAACTCTGCCCGTAAAGGCAGGTTAGGGGAAACGTCACGTGAATCATCAAGTAGTTTACAGTACACAAAACCAATAGCAGATGAAAACAACCAGTCATCTCAACCTAGTAGGATTTCTAAGAACTCAACCAAGTTTGATACGGCCTCCCCCATGAAAGCTGTTGATAGCCAGTACGACAGTGATGCTATGAATAAGCAGTTTTCTGATCTTAGTGTTACAGAGAGCTCCCGAGGGAAGCTCTATGATAGGTATATGCAAAAGAGGGATGCAAAGCTGAGGGAAGAGTGGAGTGCCAACAGGGAAGAGAAAGAAGCCAGGTTGAAATCTATGCAGGATAGCATTGAGAGGAATAGATCAGAGATGAAGGCCAAGTTTTTTGGATCTGCAGACAGACAAGATTCTGTATCAAGTGCTCGTCGACGTGTTGAGCGAATCAGATCATATAATAGCAGGTCAATTATGAAAAGGGAACAG CAACACTTAGATTTTGGGGACAGTGACGATGATAAGGAAGCATCAGACTTTGCAGAACAGAATAATTTGATTGAGAATAAGGGTTTGAATGATGCCTCATCTAGAGATGGTATTTCTAGAGGTGCCCCGGGGAAAAAGCACTTAGCCATTAATAGAAGTTCGTTGTCCACTCCTCGCACTGCAGTTCCTGTTCCAAGGTCTGCTGCGAAAAATTCTAGCATTAGTTCTGGGAAGCGAAGAATGCTACCAGAGAATCCACTTGCACAATCTGTTCCAAATTTTTCTGAAATGAGAAAAGAAAATACCAAGCCATCTGGAGCCAATAAAACAACACGTACACAAGTTAGAAGCTATGCCCGCAGCAAAAGCTCGAATGATGAAGCGGCTGTTGTTAGGGAAGATAAGTCACGTCGAGCACAGTTGCTCAGGAAAAGTTCTGCAAATCCAATCGACTTTAGAGAAATGTCGTCCATGGATTCTGATGGTGTTGTATCCACACCAAAACTCAATGAGGAGATCCAGAAAAATGTTGTAGCCAAGCCTTTTCTTAAGAAGGGCAGTCGAAAAAGCTTTGTTTCTCAATCGAGCATTGCAAGGGAGAAGGCCTTGGGGGTATCTGAGCTTATACACAATGAAGATGAAAATTGTGATATAGAATCTGGAGCTGAGGAGTTTTTAAGTACGGTTGACGATGATGGAGAGGAAGAACTTGAGAGCTTAAAGACTGAAGGTCAGGGTGTTTCTGACAATGAGGAACTAAAACAGGGCCTGGAACCAGAGAATTCTGTAAATTCTGGGTCAGAAAATGGTGATGGTGCTTTAACTTTTTCTCTTGTGGACCAAGCTTTAGGTTCTAAGTTGCCTATTCCTTCGAGCTTCCACCCTGTTGAATCTATACCAGATTGGTCGGGGGAAAGTCCCGTGTCATGGAATTCACATTCTCAGCATCCCTTTTCTTACCCTCATGAGATGTCTGATATTGATCCTTCGGTGGACTCTCCCGGAGGAAGTCCTGCCTCTTGGAATTCACACTCCTTAAATCAAATAGAAACTGATGCTGCTCGAATGAGGAAGAAATGGGGAACTGCACAAAAGCCCGTGTTGGTTGTCCATTCCTCCAACAATGTACCCCGCAAGGATATGACACGTGGCTTCAAACGGTTACTGAAGTTTGGAAGGAAAAGTCGTGGTTCAGAGAGTTTGGTTGACTGGATCTCTGCGACCACATCTGAAGGAGATGATGATACTGAAGATGGAAGAGATCCTGCCAATAGGTCATCTGAAGATCTGAGGAAGTCGAGAATGGGATTTTCTCATGCTCAAGCTTCTGAGGATGGCTTCAATGATTGCGAGTATTTCAATGATTCAG TTCAATCTTCGCAGAATTTGATCCCAGCACCTCCAGCCAACTTCAAACTCAGGGAAGATCACATGTCTGGAAGCACCATCAAAG CTCCAAGATCGTTTTTCTCATTATCAACATTCCGGAGCAAGGGCAGTGACTCGAAGCTTCGATAA
- the LOC131013097 gene encoding uncharacterized protein LOC131013097 isoform X1 translates to MASLVPGVLMKLLQSINSNLKVRGEYRSALLQVISIVPAISGSELWPDHGFFIKVSDSSHSTYVSLSKADTDLILNNKLQLGQFFYVDKMEAGTPVPTLVGVRPVPGRHPFVGNPKDLMQLLEGGNENVEGKLNENEMVVEAKGESGKKRIVIKEEKSGVASRYMQAVVKHKAQGKEMDGKENESESGGLAKKVASLRSMHTNIETRESSPEGSAKKSETQVANSKILTAKSSDKQELICLMNGKNKKQECGEAIISWCNLPPTLVKPGKKGSVGFSCSSTSSERSKLGSKSCQMPKVTTMPPSMQIIPIMFTSSQNYFVSIYFCSMFGDLYSSATPQNPHLHLSRFFTLQTMIEKADASTPTQQVWDNLHTNSSTLQEKDKPSRKHGKNTTKTTRISSQLSNAEKQEWSKLDNSKEMMELLRILTNETRSWFLKFLEEALEFGFRGSSSSQEKKGKESLARVLEQNNHIALTLSQLKQANEWLDKVRSNSGLEKGEVLDRIDELKQKVYACLLVNIDLAASALDTRK, encoded by the exons ATGGCATCTCTAGTGCCAGGAGTGCTAATGAAGCTCCTCCAAAGCATAAACTCCAACCTAAAAGTTCGAGGGGAGTATCGATCAGCTCTGCTGCAGGTGATCAGCATAGTTCCCGCCATCTCCGGGTCGGAGCTGTGGCCGGATCACGGCTTCTTCATCAAGGTCTCGGATTCCTCCCATTCAACATACGTGTCTCTCTCCAAGGCAGACACCGATCTCATCCTCAACAACAAGCTGCAGTTAGGCCAGTTCTTCTACGTGGACAAGATGGAGGCGGGCACCCCCGTGCCCACCCTAGTAGGGGTAAGGCCGGTCCCAGGGCGGCACCCCTTTGTCGGGAACCCCAAGGATCTGATGCAGCTCCTGGAGGGCGGGAATGAGAATGTGGAGGGCAAGTTGAATGAGAATGAGATGGTGGTTGAGGCCAAAGGGGAGAGTGGGAAGAAGAGGATTGTGATCAAGGAGGAGAAGAGTGGAGTTGCGTCTAGGTATATGCAGGCTGTGGTGAAGCACAAAGCTCAAGGGAAAGAAATGGATGGGAAAGAGAATGAGAGTGAGAGTGGTGGGCTTGCTAAAAAAGTTGCATCTTTGAGATCTATGCACACAAACATTGAG ACAAGGGAATCTAGTCCAGAGGGATCAGCAAAGAAATCAGAAACACAAGTGGCAAATTCCAAGATTCTGACAGCAAAATCCTCAGACAAACAAGAGTTGATTTGTTTGATGAATGGCAAAAacaagaagcaagaatgtggcGAGGCAATCATCTCATGGTGCAATCTGCCACCCACCCTTGTCAAGCCTGGAAAG AAAGGGTCAGTTGGCTTCTCTTGTAGCAGCACAAGCTCAGAAAGAAGCAAACTTGGCAGCAAATCTTGCCAAATGCCTAAGGTTACCACAATGCCTCCCTCCATGCAAATCATCCCTATTATGTTCACCTCATCACAAAACTACTTCGTTTCAATCTACTTTTGCAGCATGTTTGGTGATCTCTACTCGTCCGCCACTCCCCAAAATCCACATCTTCATCTATCAAGATTCTTCACACTGCAAACTATGATCGAAAAAGCAGACGCATCAACACCGACACAACAAGTCTGGGACAATCTGCACACAAACTCATCAACACTGCAAGAAAAGGACAAGCCTAGCAGAAAGCACGGCAAGAACACGACCAAGACCACAAGGATCTCATCACAACTCAGCAATGCTGAGAAGCAGGAATGGTCCAAGCTGGACAACTCAAAAGAGATGATGGAGCTGTTGAGGATTCTAACAAACGAGACACGGTCTTGGTTCTTGAAGTTCCTCGAAGAAGCCCTTGAATTCGGATTCCGGGGTAGCAGCAGCAGCCAGGAGAAGAAGGGGAAGGAGAGCTTGGCGCGAGTTCTTGAGCAGAACAACCACATTGCTCTAACGTTGTCGCAGCTCAAACAAGCTAATGAGTGGTTGGATAAGGTCAGAAGCAACTCAGGATTGGAGAAAGGTGAAGTCTTGGACAGGATTGATGAGTTGAAGCAGAAGGTTTATGCATGTTTGCTGGTTAATATTGACCTTGCTGCATCAGCCTTGGATACCAGAAAATAA
- the LOC131013097 gene encoding uncharacterized protein LOC131013097 isoform X2, translating to MASLVPGVLMKLLQSINSNLKVRGEYRSALLQVISIVPAISGSELWPDHGFFIKVSDSSHSTYVSLSKADTDLILNNKLQLGQFFYVDKMEAGTPVPTLVGVRPVPGRHPFVGNPKDLMQLLEGGNENVEGKLNENEMVVEAKGESGKKRIVIKEEKSGVASRYMQAVVKHKAQGKEMDGKENESESGGLAKKVASLRSMHTNIETRESSPEGSAKKSETQVANSKILTAKSSDKQELICLMNGKNKKQECGEAIISWCNLPPTLVKPGKGMLRKGQLASLVAAQAQKEANLAANLAKCLSMFGDLYSSATPQNPHLHLSRFFTLQTMIEKADASTPTQQVWDNLHTNSSTLQEKDKPSRKHGKNTTKTTRISSQLSNAEKQEWSKLDNSKEMMELLRILTNETRSWFLKFLEEALEFGFRGSSSSQEKKGKESLARVLEQNNHIALTLSQLKQANEWLDKVRSNSGLEKGEVLDRIDELKQKVYACLLVNIDLAASALDTRK from the exons ATGGCATCTCTAGTGCCAGGAGTGCTAATGAAGCTCCTCCAAAGCATAAACTCCAACCTAAAAGTTCGAGGGGAGTATCGATCAGCTCTGCTGCAGGTGATCAGCATAGTTCCCGCCATCTCCGGGTCGGAGCTGTGGCCGGATCACGGCTTCTTCATCAAGGTCTCGGATTCCTCCCATTCAACATACGTGTCTCTCTCCAAGGCAGACACCGATCTCATCCTCAACAACAAGCTGCAGTTAGGCCAGTTCTTCTACGTGGACAAGATGGAGGCGGGCACCCCCGTGCCCACCCTAGTAGGGGTAAGGCCGGTCCCAGGGCGGCACCCCTTTGTCGGGAACCCCAAGGATCTGATGCAGCTCCTGGAGGGCGGGAATGAGAATGTGGAGGGCAAGTTGAATGAGAATGAGATGGTGGTTGAGGCCAAAGGGGAGAGTGGGAAGAAGAGGATTGTGATCAAGGAGGAGAAGAGTGGAGTTGCGTCTAGGTATATGCAGGCTGTGGTGAAGCACAAAGCTCAAGGGAAAGAAATGGATGGGAAAGAGAATGAGAGTGAGAGTGGTGGGCTTGCTAAAAAAGTTGCATCTTTGAGATCTATGCACACAAACATTGAG ACAAGGGAATCTAGTCCAGAGGGATCAGCAAAGAAATCAGAAACACAAGTGGCAAATTCCAAGATTCTGACAGCAAAATCCTCAGACAAACAAGAGTTGATTTGTTTGATGAATGGCAAAAacaagaagcaagaatgtggcGAGGCAATCATCTCATGGTGCAATCTGCCACCCACCCTTGTCAAGCCTGGAAAG GGAATGCTCAGAAAGGGTCAGTTGGCTTCTCTTGTAGCAGCACAAGCTCAGAAAGAAGCAAACTTGGCAGCAAATCTTGCCAAATGCCTAAG CATGTTTGGTGATCTCTACTCGTCCGCCACTCCCCAAAATCCACATCTTCATCTATCAAGATTCTTCACACTGCAAACTATGATCGAAAAAGCAGACGCATCAACACCGACACAACAAGTCTGGGACAATCTGCACACAAACTCATCAACACTGCAAGAAAAGGACAAGCCTAGCAGAAAGCACGGCAAGAACACGACCAAGACCACAAGGATCTCATCACAACTCAGCAATGCTGAGAAGCAGGAATGGTCCAAGCTGGACAACTCAAAAGAGATGATGGAGCTGTTGAGGATTCTAACAAACGAGACACGGTCTTGGTTCTTGAAGTTCCTCGAAGAAGCCCTTGAATTCGGATTCCGGGGTAGCAGCAGCAGCCAGGAGAAGAAGGGGAAGGAGAGCTTGGCGCGAGTTCTTGAGCAGAACAACCACATTGCTCTAACGTTGTCGCAGCTCAAACAAGCTAATGAGTGGTTGGATAAGGTCAGAAGCAACTCAGGATTGGAGAAAGGTGAAGTCTTGGACAGGATTGATGAGTTGAAGCAGAAGGTTTATGCATGTTTGCTGGTTAATATTGACCTTGCTGCATCAGCCTTGGATACCAGAAAATAA